A window from Sinanaerobacter sp. ZZT-01 encodes these proteins:
- the pheT gene encoding phenylalanine--tRNA ligase subunit beta — protein sequence MLVPIQWLKEYTKVDVDIDQFCDRMIMSGSNLETVELFGENIEKVVVGKILSIDKHPDADKLVITKIDVGAEEPIQIVTGASNIAVGNYVPVALHGSKIPGPLHGQPKKPEGVTIKKGKLRGVESFGMLCSASELGFEDKVIPVVHKDGIWILDEEYPLGMSIVEALNLKEAVVDFEITPNRPDCLSMIGMARETAATFDTELSYPDTHCEEKGEGKIKDLISVEIKEPDLCKRYAAKVVTNVKIKQSPWWLQQRLMYAGMRPINNIVDITNYVMLEYGQPMHAFDIRNVKGGKIYVDTAKEGETFTTLDGTERKLAENMLLIKDEQRAIAIAGVMGGQNSEIQPDTQTILIEGANFSADSVRSTSKKLGLRTEASSRFEKGIDPNLAEKACERVCRLIELLDAGTVLKGAVDVYPKRKEAEAVKVRVDRINHILGIDLSAKEMIDIFHRLEMKTMHLGNTITVTPPTVRLDMETEIDFVEEVGRLYGYDRLPMTLPKGNCEAGKTKKQLLRDLSKETLTALGACEIQTYSFVSPKGLDSIQMADDAEGRKVIKLLNPLGEDTSVMRTTLIPNMLDVLARNYSRNNENVAAFEIGTIFFNNHHEGDTLPEEKESVCIAVYGLDKDFLALKGMLTEFLNKLGICECRYIPEEKVETFHPGRCASIEYDCTEIGIIGELHPDVLEKYEIGARAVCCELNFDLLIEKANTEKFYRPLPKYPAMTRDLALTVNEGNCVCDLESIIKAHGGELLEKVTLFDVYRGKQLACGTKSVAFTLTYRAADRTLTEEEVSKVNNKILVALKEECHAVLREM from the coding sequence ATGTTAGTACCAATTCAATGGTTAAAAGAATATACAAAAGTTGATGTTGATATAGATCAATTCTGTGATCGTATGATTATGTCCGGTTCTAATTTGGAAACGGTTGAATTATTTGGAGAGAACATTGAAAAAGTGGTTGTGGGGAAAATCCTATCCATTGATAAACATCCGGATGCAGATAAACTTGTTATTACAAAAATTGACGTAGGGGCAGAAGAACCAATTCAAATTGTGACGGGAGCTTCAAATATTGCCGTAGGAAATTACGTACCGGTTGCACTGCATGGAAGTAAGATTCCGGGTCCGCTTCACGGACAGCCAAAAAAGCCAGAGGGCGTTACAATTAAAAAAGGAAAACTGAGAGGCGTGGAATCCTTTGGAATGCTTTGCTCGGCAAGTGAACTGGGATTTGAAGATAAGGTGATTCCGGTGGTGCATAAAGACGGGATATGGATTTTAGATGAAGAATATCCCCTAGGGATGAGCATTGTAGAAGCATTGAACTTGAAAGAAGCGGTTGTTGATTTCGAAATCACACCGAACCGTCCGGATTGCTTATCTATGATCGGAATGGCTCGAGAGACAGCTGCTACTTTTGATACGGAACTTTCTTATCCGGACACGCACTGTGAGGAAAAAGGAGAAGGAAAAATTAAAGATTTGATTTCAGTAGAAATCAAGGAACCGGATCTTTGCAAACGATATGCAGCTAAAGTTGTGACAAATGTGAAAATAAAACAGTCTCCGTGGTGGCTGCAACAGCGTTTGATGTATGCAGGGATGCGCCCGATCAATAACATTGTTGATATCACAAATTACGTCATGCTGGAATATGGACAGCCAATGCACGCATTCGATATTCGCAATGTAAAAGGTGGGAAAATATATGTAGATACGGCTAAAGAAGGAGAAACGTTTACTACGCTGGACGGGACAGAACGTAAACTGGCTGAAAACATGCTGCTCATTAAGGATGAACAACGAGCTATTGCGATTGCAGGAGTGATGGGAGGACAGAATTCAGAAATTCAACCTGATACGCAGACTATTTTGATTGAAGGTGCGAATTTCAGCGCAGACAGTGTCAGAAGCACATCAAAAAAGTTAGGGCTTCGAACCGAAGCCTCTTCTCGATTTGAAAAAGGGATTGACCCGAATCTTGCAGAAAAAGCTTGTGAACGTGTATGCCGTTTAATTGAACTCTTAGATGCAGGTACTGTTTTGAAGGGAGCGGTTGACGTATATCCGAAGAGAAAAGAAGCAGAAGCCGTTAAAGTAAGAGTGGATCGAATCAATCATATTCTCGGAATCGATCTTTCTGCAAAAGAAATGATTGATATTTTCCATCGGTTGGAAATGAAAACCATGCATCTTGGAAATACAATTACCGTAACACCACCTACCGTACGTTTGGATATGGAAACAGAAATTGATTTTGTAGAAGAGGTTGGAAGACTTTACGGGTATGATCGTTTACCGATGACATTGCCGAAAGGAAACTGTGAAGCTGGAAAGACAAAAAAACAGCTTTTGAGAGACTTGTCAAAAGAGACTTTAACCGCACTAGGTGCCTGTGAAATTCAAACATATTCTTTTGTAAGTCCGAAAGGTTTGGATTCCATTCAAATGGCAGATGATGCAGAAGGCAGAAAAGTGATTAAGCTGTTAAACCCACTTGGCGAAGACACCAGCGTAATGCGTACGACATTGATTCCAAATATGTTGGACGTACTGGCGAGAAATTACAGCAGAAATAATGAGAATGTAGCTGCTTTTGAAATAGGAACGATCTTTTTTAATAACCACCATGAAGGAGACACGTTACCAGAGGAAAAAGAGTCTGTATGCATTGCCGTTTATGGTTTGGATAAAGATTTTTTAGCGTTAAAAGGTATGCTAACAGAGTTTTTGAATAAATTAGGAATATGTGAGTGTCGTTATATTCCAGAAGAAAAAGTTGAAACATTCCATCCTGGACGTTGTGCATCTATCGAATATGATTGTACCGAAATTGGAATCATTGGAGAATTACATCCGGATGTTTTGGAAAAATATGAAATCGGAGCACGAGCTGTTTGCTGTGAACTGAATTTTGATCTCTTGATAGAAAAAGCAAATACAGAGAAATTTTACCGTCCTCTTCCCAAATATCCGGCAATGACTCGGGATCTTGCTTTGACAGTGAATGAAGGAAACTGTGTGTGTGATCTAGAATCCATTATTAAGGCGCATGGAGGAGAACTACTTGAAAAGGTAACTCTGTTTGATGTATACCGTGGAAAGCAGCTGGCTTGCGGCACAAAGAGTGTGGCTTTTACTCTGACGTATCGTGCAGCAGATCGCACTTTAACGGAAGAGGAAGTAAGCAAGGTAAATAATAAGATATTGGTTGCATTGAAAGAAGAGTGTCATGCAGTATTGCGTGAAATGTAA
- the pheS gene encoding phenylalanine--tRNA ligase subunit alpha, translating into MQNQLKAILEEAKAQLDQASSLGETEEVRIKFLGKKGKLTEILRGMGALSPEERKAFGQIANGTRGQIEAILEEKFARMKELQKMSKLKSEKIDVTEPGKRAELGVKHPISITIDEISKVFMNMGFRITEGPEIETAFNNFDALNAGPNHPARDFTDTFYITDEVLLRTQTSPVQVRTLMTDNPPIKVISPGRCFRCDTPDATHSPMFHQVEGIVVDEGISMADLKGTLDSFAKQMFGSNAKTKFRPHHFPFTEPSAEMDVTCFKCGGKGCKVCKGSGWIEILGCGMVHPNVLKVGHVDTEKFTGFAFGMGVERIAMLKYGVEDIRLFYENDMRFIQQFK; encoded by the coding sequence ATGCAAAATCAGCTTAAAGCCATATTGGAAGAAGCAAAAGCACAATTGGATCAGGCTTCCAGTCTGGGCGAAACGGAAGAAGTAAGAATTAAATTTTTAGGGAAAAAAGGAAAGTTGACCGAAATTCTAAGAGGCATGGGAGCACTGAGCCCCGAAGAAAGAAAAGCATTTGGTCAGATTGCGAATGGTACCAGAGGACAAATTGAAGCAATTCTTGAAGAGAAATTTGCTAGAATGAAAGAACTGCAAAAGATGTCGAAACTAAAAAGTGAGAAAATCGATGTGACAGAGCCGGGAAAAAGAGCAGAACTTGGCGTTAAGCATCCAATCTCAATTACCATTGATGAGATTTCCAAAGTATTTATGAACATGGGCTTTCGCATTACAGAGGGACCGGAAATTGAGACGGCTTTTAATAATTTTGACGCGCTGAATGCCGGACCGAATCATCCAGCTAGAGATTTTACCGATACCTTTTATATTACTGATGAAGTGCTGCTCCGAACACAGACTTCACCGGTACAGGTACGTACTTTAATGACAGACAATCCACCGATTAAAGTAATTTCTCCGGGACGTTGTTTCCGGTGCGACACGCCGGATGCGACACATTCACCAATGTTTCATCAGGTAGAGGGAATTGTTGTCGATGAAGGTATTTCAATGGCAGACCTAAAAGGTACGCTGGATTCGTTTGCAAAGCAGATGTTTGGGTCCAATGCGAAAACAAAGTTCCGGCCACACCATTTCCCATTTACAGAGCCGTCCGCAGAAATGGATGTTACTTGTTTTAAATGTGGAGGGAAAGGCTGTAAAGTATGTAAAGGAAGCGGCTGGATAGAAATTTTAGGCTGTGGAATGGTGCATCCAAATGTATTGAAAGTAGGTCATGTAGACACGGAAAAATTTACAGGATTTGCATTTGGTATGGGAGTAGAAAGAATTGCAATGCTGAAATATGGGGTGGAAGACATCCGTTTATTCTATGAAAATGATATGCGTTTCATTCAGCAGTTCAAATAA
- a CDS encoding RNA methyltransferase, with protein sequence MRKNIESANNAIFKTALGLQKKKQRESLSQYMIEGPNLIREALENRAELLRIFVRIDEEKRSPELEGLLNEIQRQGIDIYFLSRKLFEKLGETITPQGILGVVKKPNYTEEDFFHPLSCQANGNMLVLDRLQDPGNLGTILRTADAAGFQGVILCKGTGDVFAPKVVRSAAGALFRLPLFFTNSAEETISYLHKYEKRILAATMQNSQVYYKVNLCGNIGLIIGNEGNGICQELIDAADETICIPMMKSTESLNAAVAAGILIYETVRQRSLDNSEQ encoded by the coding sequence ATGAGAAAAAATATAGAATCTGCAAACAATGCAATTTTTAAAACTGCATTGGGTTTACAGAAAAAAAAACAGAGAGAAAGCCTTTCGCAATATATGATTGAAGGTCCAAATCTGATACGGGAAGCTCTAGAAAATCGAGCAGAACTTCTTCGGATTTTTGTAAGAATAGATGAAGAAAAACGATCTCCCGAGTTAGAAGGCTTGTTGAATGAGATACAAAGACAGGGAATTGATATTTATTTTCTATCTCGAAAATTATTTGAAAAATTGGGAGAAACTATAACGCCGCAAGGAATCTTGGGGGTTGTAAAAAAACCGAACTATACAGAAGAGGATTTCTTTCATCCGCTATCTTGTCAGGCGAATGGCAATATGCTTGTTCTAGACCGCCTACAGGACCCAGGTAATTTAGGGACGATTTTACGCACAGCAGATGCGGCTGGTTTTCAAGGTGTAATTTTATGCAAAGGAACAGGTGACGTCTTTGCACCAAAGGTCGTTCGTTCGGCGGCAGGCGCTTTATTTCGATTGCCGCTCTTTTTTACAAATAGTGCAGAAGAAACTATTTCTTATCTTCATAAATATGAGAAACGGATTCTTGCTGCTACAATGCAAAACAGCCAGGTTTATTATAAAGTTAATCTTTGTGGGAACATTGGTTTAATCATTGGCAATGAAGGAAACGGAATTTGTCAAGAATTGATTGATGCAGCAGATGAAACGATATGCATTCCAATGATGAAATCAACAGAATCTTTGAATGCTGCAGTGGCTGCAGGCATCTTGATATATGAAACGGTAAGACAAAGAAGCTTGGATAACAGTGAACAATGA
- the ftsZ gene encoding cell division protein FtsZ — protein MLQFEVNEDKNAQIKVIGIGGGGSNAVNRMIDAGLNGITFMAVNTDKQALAGSRAETKIQIGEKLTRGLGAGANPEVGQKAAEENIDDLEKFISGADMVFITAGMGGGTGTGAAPIIAKAAKDQGILTVGVVTKPFTFEGKKRREHAELGIKFLKKYVDSLVVVPNDKLLQVAEKNTTMIQAFSMADEVLKQGVQGISDLIAEAGLINLDFADVKTVMSDRGIAHMGVGRGSGDSRVSDAVKDAIESPLLETSINGAKAILLNIMGGYDLGMLEVNEAADQIEKAADKDAIVIFGASVKEDLKDEIIITVIATGFEDRNVDILTPSNKDNAEAREHEGHESGRENTRDRNEQDHDLSDDDRAFREKLTNSFAIPSFLNKDKMGNF, from the coding sequence ATGTTGCAGTTTGAAGTAAACGAAGATAAGAACGCCCAAATTAAAGTAATTGGGATTGGCGGTGGCGGCAGCAATGCAGTCAATCGTATGATAGATGCAGGTTTGAATGGAATCACTTTCATGGCAGTAAATACGGACAAGCAGGCGCTTGCCGGATCGAGGGCAGAAACGAAGATTCAAATCGGTGAAAAACTGACGAGGGGGCTTGGCGCGGGAGCGAATCCTGAGGTGGGACAGAAAGCCGCAGAAGAAAATATTGATGACTTGGAAAAATTTATTTCTGGTGCGGATATGGTATTTATTACAGCAGGTATGGGAGGCGGGACCGGAACGGGTGCCGCGCCGATTATAGCAAAAGCGGCAAAGGATCAGGGGATATTAACCGTCGGAGTTGTAACGAAGCCTTTTACTTTTGAAGGGAAAAAACGAAGAGAGCATGCAGAGCTTGGAATTAAGTTCCTAAAGAAATATGTCGATTCGCTGGTGGTTGTACCGAATGATAAGTTGCTACAGGTTGCCGAAAAGAATACGACAATGATACAAGCATTTTCTATGGCAGACGAAGTTCTGAAACAAGGAGTGCAAGGTATTTCCGACCTGATTGCAGAGGCAGGATTGATCAATTTGGATTTTGCCGATGTAAAAACAGTTATGAGTGACCGAGGCATTGCCCATATGGGCGTTGGTCGTGGAAGCGGGGATTCGAGAGTATCGGATGCTGTAAAGGATGCGATTGAAAGCCCACTTTTGGAAACCTCCATTAATGGAGCGAAAGCAATTTTACTTAATATTATGGGCGGCTATGACTTAGGAATGCTTGAAGTAAATGAGGCTGCCGATCAGATTGAAAAGGCAGCGGACAAGGATGCGATCGTAATTTTTGGTGCATCCGTAAAAGAAGATTTAAAGGATGAGATTATCATTACAGTAATTGCAACTGGCTTTGAGGATCGCAATGTTGATATTTTAACGCCATCAAATAAAGATAACGCAGAGGCTAGAGAACACGAAGGACATGAGTCTGGTAGAGAGAATACGCGGGATAGAAATGAACAAGACCACGATTTATCCGATGATGACAGAGCGTTTCGGGAAAAACTAACAAATTCGTTTGCAATACCGTCTTTCTTAAACAAAGATAAAATGGGGAACTTTTAA
- a CDS encoding small basic family protein, whose protein sequence is MILIAMTIGLIGGLILGFGLDITYPAEFSFYITMALLASLDSILGAARAQFEDKYNGIIFFTGFITNAILAAALTYLGDLLGVPLYYAAIFVFGGRLFNNLAMIRRIVVEKYVLKKDTNQSKK, encoded by the coding sequence TTGATTTTAATTGCAATGACAATTGGTCTGATCGGGGGGTTGATTTTAGGCTTCGGACTGGATATTACTTATCCAGCAGAATTTTCTTTTTACATTACGATGGCACTTCTGGCATCATTAGACTCAATTTTGGGAGCGGCTCGTGCACAATTTGAAGATAAGTATAACGGTATTATTTTTTTTACCGGGTTTATTACGAATGCTATTTTAGCGGCAGCATTGACTTATTTGGGGGATTTACTGGGAGTTCCTCTTTATTATGCGGCTATTTTTGTATTTGGTGGAAGATTATTCAATAATTTAGCAATGATTCGGCGGATTGTGGTGGAGAAATATGTCTTAAAAAAAGATACGAATCAAAGCAAGAAATAG
- a CDS encoding DUF881 domain-containing protein, whose translation MSRVTKVLTICFCLVIGFFMAVQMQISKGEKLYVSPKVMDEYQVAIESEKQSILQIEERILETKDKLEEYKKLAAEDENADLLSEMQKKLDEYKLVSHYTAVKGEGVSIYLDDATRELMEEEPVSNVLVHDSDLLAILNDLFAAGAEAISVNGHRIANVSAISCSGYTVRINGQFEARPFRIKAIGASDRLTSALLGPDGFGTLLRDGYGLVFKLKAEDGLEIPAFPEEHSFRYITMTKEGEGN comes from the coding sequence ATGAGTCGAGTTACGAAAGTTTTGACGATATGTTTTTGTTTGGTTATAGGATTTTTTATGGCAGTACAAATGCAGATTTCCAAGGGAGAGAAATTGTATGTTTCCCCAAAAGTTATGGATGAATATCAGGTTGCGATTGAAAGTGAAAAACAGAGTATCCTACAAATTGAAGAACGTATTTTAGAAACAAAAGACAAATTAGAAGAATATAAAAAACTTGCAGCTGAGGATGAGAATGCGGACCTTTTATCCGAAATGCAGAAAAAACTAGATGAGTACAAGCTGGTAAGTCATTACACTGCGGTGAAAGGTGAAGGCGTCTCTATTTATCTAGATGATGCAACAAGAGAGCTGATGGAGGAAGAGCCGGTTAGTAATGTCTTAGTACATGATAGTGATTTATTGGCAATATTAAATGACCTTTTTGCAGCTGGAGCAGAAGCAATTTCTGTGAATGGGCACCGGATTGCAAATGTGAGTGCCATTTCTTGCTCTGGTTATACCGTACGCATTAACGGTCAGTTTGAAGCTCGGCCTTTTCGGATTAAGGCAATCGGTGCTTCGGATCGCTTGACCTCAGCTTTGCTTGGACCGGACGGATTCGGAACTTTACTGAGAGATGGCTACGGATTGGTATTTAAGCTTAAGGCAGAGGATGGGTTAGAAATTCCGGCTTTTCCGGAAGAACACAGTTTTCGATATATAACCATGACGAAAGAAGGTGAAGGGAATTGA
- a CDS encoding DUF881 domain-containing protein, which yields MKKYSGIITVGLLALFIGLIISVQVNTTQGSDPGGLIPLAKAQGLEAELKKVRAEKEAATQRLIELEGMVEDIQKKKAEEDSTLKSILQEQEKYKMAAGLVEVKGSGIIVTLDDPVPDEFSDGYSYLMTNYEQLLNLVNKLKDAGAEAISINGQRIIATTEISLAGENVNINTIPTAPPYQIKAIGNPDTIEATITIRYGIIENLKKSGVRVDIVKQGEINIPRYNGILKFRYAQPIVEEKQE from the coding sequence ATGAAAAAATACAGTGGAATCATTACGGTAGGGCTTTTAGCCTTATTCATTGGTCTGATTATATCCGTTCAGGTCAATACCACGCAAGGCTCTGATCCGGGGGGATTGATACCGCTTGCAAAAGCGCAGGGGCTGGAAGCGGAATTGAAAAAAGTACGAGCTGAAAAAGAAGCAGCAACGCAGCGTCTGATCGAGCTTGAGGGAATGGTAGAGGATATTCAGAAGAAAAAAGCAGAAGAAGACAGCACCTTAAAATCCATACTGCAAGAACAGGAAAAATATAAGATGGCAGCAGGTCTGGTCGAAGTCAAGGGCTCCGGAATCATTGTTACCTTAGATGATCCTGTGCCGGATGAATTTAGTGATGGTTACAGTTATCTCATGACCAATTATGAACAGCTGTTGAATTTAGTAAATAAGCTAAAGGATGCCGGTGCAGAGGCAATTTCAATAAACGGACAGCGTATTATTGCGACGACTGAGATCAGCTTGGCTGGTGAGAACGTCAATATTAATACAATTCCGACTGCTCCTCCGTATCAGATAAAAGCAATTGGAAATCCAGATACAATCGAAGCAACCATTACCATTCGATATGGGATTATTGAAAATTTGAAAAAATCCGGTGTTCGTGTAGACATTGTGAAACAAGGTGAGATTAATATTCCTAGATACAATGGAATTTTAAAGTTCCGCTATGCACAGCCCATAGTGGAAGAAAAACAGGAATAG
- a CDS encoding cell division protein FtsQ/DivIB has product MKEKKITNVKKPRKKKKRKKKRYLLKTFIFFVIMIGMYYFLTSSFFDIQKISVKENNYYTAEQIIRLSKIKVGKNIFKTSMGNAAGRMRKDPYMKNVKISRRLPSTIVITVEERKEYAVVPYGEEYLLMDEDGMALRKTDVAPTLPLLMGMTVKKMDPGYPLEVEENSVLTDTLKMLSAMEENEIYFKKIDISKVVIKAYIYDYLYCEGTPENIRENMDKLKSVLYKLYTQGIERGVIKMGSDGYFSFSPEIE; this is encoded by the coding sequence ATGAAAGAGAAAAAAATTACAAATGTGAAAAAGCCTAGAAAAAAGAAAAAAAGAAAGAAAAAACGCTACTTGTTAAAAACATTTATTTTCTTTGTTATAATGATAGGGATGTATTATTTTTTAACATCTAGCTTTTTTGATATACAGAAAATAAGTGTGAAAGAAAATAATTATTATACTGCAGAACAGATTATCCGTTTATCTAAAATTAAAGTTGGAAAAAATATTTTTAAAACATCTATGGGCAATGCGGCGGGTCGAATGCGCAAAGACCCTTATATGAAAAATGTGAAAATATCCAGACGACTGCCATCTACTATTGTGATTACGGTGGAGGAAAGAAAGGAATATGCAGTAGTTCCTTACGGAGAGGAATATCTCTTGATGGACGAGGATGGAATGGCCCTTCGTAAAACAGATGTTGCACCTACGCTGCCACTTCTGATGGGGATGACTGTAAAAAAAATGGACCCAGGTTATCCTTTAGAGGTCGAAGAAAATTCAGTGTTAACAGATACCTTGAAGATGCTTTCCGCTATGGAAGAAAATGAAATCTATTTTAAGAAGATAGACATTTCCAAAGTGGTAATAAAAGCTTATATTTATGATTATTTATATTGTGAGGGAACACCGGAAAATATCCGTGAGAATATGGATAAACTAAAAAGTGTTTTATATAAATTGTATACGCAAGGAATTGAACGAGGGGTTATTAAAATGGGAAGCGATGGTTACTTTTCATTCAGTCCTGAAATTGAATAG